A single Pseudodesulfovibrio aespoeensis Aspo-2 DNA region contains:
- a CDS encoding Lar family restriction alleviation protein, whose protein sequence is MFNRPCPFCKSDKVTAVGRDTSAEVAYYTTRKPKIQIHCTNCRARGPIARTEAEAWDAWNGKKKADLPLMYMAGEVVA, encoded by the coding sequence ATGTTTAACCGCCCATGCCCGTTCTGCAAATCCGACAAGGTTACGGCTGTAGGCCGCGATACATCGGCAGAGGTCGCCTATTACACTACCCGCAAACCGAAGATCCAAATCCATTGCACCAACTGCCGCGCCCGTGGGCCGATTGCCCGAACAGAGGCAGAGGCGTGGGACGCATGGAATGGCAAAAAGAAAGCAGACCTTCCGCTGATGTATATGGCCGGGGAGGTGGTGGCGTGA